A single region of the Bacteroidota bacterium genome encodes:
- a CDS encoding ParB/RepB/Spo0J family partition protein — protein sequence MAKATKKQAMGRGLSALLKDPKTDVSTAQDKNADKVIGNIAEIEITSIEVNPFQPRTYFNEEALKELSDSIKELGVIQPITVRKIGFNKYQLVSGERRFRASKLAGLTQVPAFIRIANDQEMLEMALVENIQRQDLDAIEVALSYQRLIEECELTQEKMSERVGKKRSTITNYLRLLKLDPIIQTGMRDGMLSMGHGRALINIEDTEVQLEFYELILKDGLSVRQVEELVKSYKNGELPVKNEKKEKSILAESYVNASKDLSEHFGNKVDIKVSKNGKGKLIINFHSEADFERIKKIIE from the coding sequence ATGGCAAAAGCAACTAAAAAACAGGCAATGGGCAGAGGCCTTTCAGCTTTACTGAAAGATCCAAAAACAGATGTTAGCACAGCACAAGATAAAAATGCAGATAAAGTAATTGGCAATATAGCAGAAATAGAAATTACTTCCATTGAAGTTAACCCATTTCAGCCAAGAACTTATTTCAACGAAGAAGCTTTAAAAGAATTATCTGATTCGATTAAAGAACTGGGTGTTATTCAACCCATCACTGTTCGCAAAATTGGATTTAACAAATACCAACTGGTTTCAGGTGAGCGTCGTTTTAGAGCCTCAAAATTAGCCGGACTAACTCAGGTACCTGCTTTTATAAGAATTGCAAACGATCAGGAAATGCTCGAAATGGCATTGGTCGAAAATATTCAGAGACAGGATTTAGATGCTATTGAAGTTGCCCTGTCGTACCAGAGACTTATTGAAGAATGTGAACTCACTCAGGAGAAAATGAGTGAACGAGTTGGAAAAAAGAGATCTACAATTACCAACTACTTAAGATTATTAAAACTTGACCCTATAATCCAAACAGGGATGAGAGACGGGATGCTCAGCATGGGACACGGACGAGCTTTAATTAATATTGAAGACACAGAAGTACAGCTGGAATTCTATGAATTAATCTTAAAAGACGGTCTTTCTGTTCGTCAGGTAGAAGAGTTAGTTAAAAGTTATAAAAACGGTGAGTTACCTGTAAAAAATGAAAAGAAAGAAAAATCTATTCTTGCTGAATCGTATGTAAATGCATCAAAAGATCTTTCGGAACATTTTGGTAACAAGGTGGATATTAAAGTTTCTAAAAACGGAAAAGGAAAGTTAATAATAAACTTCCACTCTGAGGCAGACTTTGAGAGAATCAAAAAAATAATTGAATAA
- a CDS encoding AAA family ATPase yields MGKIIAIANQKGGVGKTTTSVNLAASLGVLEKKILLIDADPQANATSALGLDVESIELGTYQCLEHAAAASDAILETDSPNVDVMPAHLDLVATEIELVDKPNRESMLKVALEEVKNDYDFIIIDCAPSLGLITLNALTAADSVIIPIQCEYFALEGLGKLLNTVKSVQNIHNPDLDIEGLLLTMYDARLRLSNQVVEEVKAHFEAMVFETIIQRNVRLSEAPSYGESIIKYDAASKGAINYLNLAHEVVEKNSLEVIN; encoded by the coding sequence ATGGGAAAAATAATTGCAATTGCCAACCAAAAAGGTGGTGTTGGTAAAACAACCACTTCAGTTAATTTAGCTGCATCTTTAGGCGTACTGGAAAAAAAGATTCTATTAATTGATGCTGACCCTCAGGCCAACGCTACCTCTGCTCTTGGTCTGGATGTAGAAAGTATAGAATTAGGAACATATCAATGTCTGGAACACGCTGCAGCTGCCAGCGATGCTATTTTAGAAACGGACTCTCCAAATGTGGATGTTATGCCTGCTCATTTAGATTTGGTGGCTACCGAAATAGAACTGGTTGATAAGCCAAACAGGGAGTCAATGTTAAAAGTAGCTCTCGAGGAAGTAAAAAACGATTACGATTTTATAATTATCGATTGTGCACCTTCACTGGGACTTATAACATTGAATGCATTAACTGCTGCCGACTCTGTAATTATTCCGATACAATGTGAATATTTTGCTCTTGAAGGATTGGGAAAACTGTTAAATACAGTAAAAAGCGTTCAAAACATACACAACCCTGACTTGGACATAGAAGGACTTTTACTAACTATGTACGATGCTAGATTAAGGTTATCTAATCAGGTTGTTGAAGAAGTAAAAGCTCATTTTGAAGCTATGGTTTTTGAAACAATCATCCAGAGAAATGTTCGTTTAAGTGAGGCTCCAAGTTATGGCGAAAGCATAATTAAATATGATGCTGCCAGCAAGGGTGCCATAAATTATCTTAACTTAGCACACGAAGTTGTTGAGAAAAACAGTTTGGAGGTTATAAATTAA
- a CDS encoding outer membrane beta-barrel family protein codes for MNRILFSIVFLLFTLTNSFAAESDNDPINNPPKSGTIKGTVIDNETGNNVEFASVSLQSKKTNEIVAGNLTDNSGFFNFDNIKPGKYILKIDFIGYEAYTSKEIHVNRKNNNIDLGKLALQPDVDVLENVTVTSERTYVENKIDKKVVNIGKDLLTAGASATDIMSSLPSVDVDIEGNVSLRGNENVRILVDGRPTNLSSEELLATIPAENIDRVEIITNPSAKYDPDGISGILNIILKKNKKLGFNGSATGGIGTANEFSGFNKYNGSLNLNYNVGKWNIFANYGYRSHERETSGDFSRITSYDGNEKLLEQTSDNKRQRQSNTLKTGIDYSFNNKNTLSYTANIRKSDRNSFQDIVYENPMEERYTESVASFNSLSHDLTFKHDYSKGSYLEINAYRTDSKRDANSLFESMNSIDERDLTIGDDDLTTLQADFVKDTDKYKLEFGVKGHIRNIDSDYKYFNEENNDPIDSRSDHYFFKEQIYSAYTNYGKKWNKWALQAGMRVEQAFTESRLEGEDAYENNYPNFYPSAFLTRSLGDQNELGLSYSKRVSRPSTRQLNPAKRYSDTLNIWMGNPYLNPEFTNSIELSFNRYWRGGSFNTAVFYRHTSDKINRIKLVDEYGVSTATYSNIATAQEMGFEASIMSKLFPWWSINGSFNMYYTNLETNDPNFSNNGINWFTRLNNTFKITPTLSLQASGRYRGKRIIPQGYIDPMYGMELGVRKSLFNKKATLGFRLSDVFNSYSFTYNTSGQGFEEIGNRKWESRVAYITFTYNFGKAPKKKSSRKRKSSENGEQEGEVGF; via the coding sequence ATGAACCGAATACTATTTTCAATTGTATTTTTACTTTTCACTCTTACAAATTCGTTTGCAGCCGAATCTGATAATGACCCTATAAATAATCCCCCAAAAAGCGGGACTATTAAGGGAACTGTCATCGATAATGAAACAGGAAATAATGTAGAATTTGCCTCAGTATCATTACAGAGCAAGAAAACTAATGAAATTGTAGCAGGAAATTTAACCGATAATAGTGGATTTTTTAATTTCGACAATATAAAGCCCGGAAAATATATTCTAAAAATTGATTTTATTGGTTATGAAGCCTATACTTCCAAAGAAATTCATGTAAACCGTAAAAACAACAACATAGATTTAGGAAAATTAGCTCTACAACCTGATGTTGATGTTCTGGAAAATGTTACCGTAACATCAGAACGGACTTATGTAGAAAATAAGATCGATAAAAAAGTAGTTAATATTGGTAAAGATCTATTGACTGCAGGAGCTTCAGCAACGGATATAATGAGTAGCTTACCCTCTGTAGATGTTGATATAGAAGGAAATGTTTCACTTAGAGGGAATGAAAATGTGAGAATCCTTGTTGACGGCAGACCAACAAACCTTTCTTCCGAAGAACTTTTAGCCACAATCCCTGCAGAAAACATAGACAGGGTGGAAATAATTACAAATCCATCAGCAAAATATGATCCTGACGGAATATCAGGGATTTTAAATATAATACTTAAGAAAAATAAAAAATTAGGCTTTAACGGAAGTGCTACAGGAGGAATAGGTACAGCAAACGAATTTTCAGGATTCAACAAGTACAATGGGTCTTTAAACCTAAACTACAATGTAGGAAAATGGAATATTTTTGCCAATTACGGGTACCGAAGCCACGAAAGAGAAACTTCAGGCGACTTTTCCAGAATTACATCATACGACGGTAATGAGAAACTTTTGGAACAAACAAGTGATAATAAGCGACAGAGACAAAGTAATACTTTGAAAACAGGTATCGACTACTCTTTTAACAATAAAAACACACTTAGCTATACCGCTAATATCAGAAAATCGGACAGAAATTCCTTCCAGGATATTGTTTACGAAAACCCAATGGAGGAACGCTACACAGAAAGCGTTGCAAGCTTCAATTCACTAAGTCATGATCTAACCTTTAAACATGACTACAGCAAAGGTTCGTATCTGGAAATAAACGCATACAGAACTGACTCTAAAAGGGATGCTAACAGTTTATTTGAATCAATGAACAGTATTGACGAAAGAGACCTTACAATTGGTGATGACGACTTAACAACTCTACAGGCCGACTTTGTAAAAGATACAGATAAATACAAATTAGAATTCGGTGTAAAGGGACATATTAGAAATATAGATTCTGATTACAAATATTTTAATGAAGAGAATAATGATCCTATAGATTCAAGATCCGACCACTACTTTTTTAAAGAGCAGATATATTCCGCATATACAAATTATGGTAAAAAATGGAATAAATGGGCTTTACAGGCAGGAATGCGGGTAGAACAGGCTTTTACAGAGTCTCGTCTGGAAGGTGAAGATGCATATGAAAATAATTACCCAAACTTTTACCCAAGCGCATTTCTAACCAGAAGCCTTGGCGATCAAAACGAATTAGGACTTAGTTACAGTAAAAGGGTTTCACGACCATCAACACGCCAGTTAAATCCGGCAAAAAGATATTCCGACACCTTAAACATCTGGATGGGGAACCCTTACTTAAATCCGGAATTCACAAACTCAATAGAATTATCTTTCAACAGATACTGGAGAGGAGGATCTTTCAATACTGCTGTATTCTACAGACATACAAGCGACAAGATAAACAGAATAAAACTAGTTGACGAATACGGGGTTTCTACTGCTACTTACTCCAACATTGCAACTGCACAGGAAATGGGGTTTGAGGCTTCAATAATGTCAAAACTATTCCCGTGGTGGAGTATAAACGGTAGTTTCAACATGTATTATACCAACCTTGAAACAAATGACCCTAACTTCAGCAATAATGGAATTAACTGGTTCACCAGACTAAATAACACCTTTAAAATAACACCGACACTGAGTTTACAGGCTTCAGGAAGATACAGAGGGAAAAGAATTATTCCACAGGGATATATAGACCCAATGTATGGAATGGAACTGGGTGTTAGAAAAAGCTTATTCAACAAAAAAGCCACTTTAGGTTTTAGACTTAGCGATGTTTTCAACTCCTACAGCTTCACATACAATACAAGCGGACAGGGATTTGAAGAAATTGGGAACCGAAAATGGGAATCCAGAGTTGCTTACATTACATTTACCTATAACTTCGGAAAAGCTCCAAAGAAAAAATCTTCGAGAAAAAGAAAATCTTCAGAAAACGGAGAACAAGAGGGAGAAGTTGGTTTTTAA
- a CDS encoding thioredoxin family protein, with protein sequence MLHKLELEKDYNEFLEANEFVGVYYSSHKCGVCNTMKPQVAGVFNSNSVKLAEIVVNEHRELAAQQLIMTSPTVVFYENGKELFRESGFVDLQKINRNLGMITA encoded by the coding sequence ATGTTACATAAGCTAGAATTAGAAAAAGATTACAATGAATTTCTTGAGGCTAACGAATTTGTAGGTGTTTATTACAGTTCTCACAAATGTGGGGTTTGTAATACAATGAAGCCACAGGTAGCAGGGGTATTTAACAGTAATAGTGTAAAGCTTGCTGAGATAGTAGTTAATGAGCATAGAGAATTAGCTGCTCAACAATTGATAATGACTTCTCCAACAGTTGTTTTTTATGAAAATGGAAAAGAATTATTCAGAGAAAGCGGTTTTGTTGATTTGCAAAAAATAAACAGGAATTTGGGGATGATTACAGCTTAA
- a CDS encoding alpha/beta hydrolase, giving the protein MVGKRIRTRWILKILLIVFLPILALTYFIYSNDAPIIHGKIAYNIEFKKDRTLDIYFPTQTVFEKSPVLLFLHGGAWITGRKETVNNNRFNVAFNKLRNTGYTIISPEYTLAEDEHSPFPDCIIDGYDALEWVKQHSDSLNIQMNHIGIMGESAGGHIAMMMAFTSPSDFGLNYENNNFDFIIDVYGPSELNDLYNSATSDTINAYLEKLPPILHDKLDVAKLIFGFDPKKDSSRAKEFSDKFSPLCYLDKGEAPVLMIHGNADQVVPLDQSKTLKRKLDSLNIEHELRILENVNHGFIGATDVQKNDIQNWIVSFVIRHNHLLNNSISISQ; this is encoded by the coding sequence ATGGTCGGAAAAAGAATAAGAACAAGATGGATATTAAAAATACTACTGATAGTATTCTTACCAATACTTGCTTTAACATATTTTATTTATTCAAACGATGCTCCTATAATTCATGGAAAAATTGCATATAACATTGAATTTAAAAAGGACAGGACTTTAGACATTTATTTCCCTACGCAAACGGTATTTGAAAAATCTCCGGTACTATTGTTTCTTCACGGTGGAGCATGGATCACCGGGCGTAAAGAAACAGTTAATAACAACCGATTCAATGTAGCATTTAACAAACTCAGAAATACCGGCTATACTATCATCAGTCCGGAATATACACTTGCAGAAGATGAACATTCCCCTTTTCCCGATTGTATTATTGACGGTTACGATGCTCTTGAGTGGGTGAAACAACATTCAGATAGTCTTAATATTCAAATGAATCATATAGGTATAATGGGTGAATCAGCAGGCGGACATATCGCCATGATGATGGCATTTACATCGCCTTCAGATTTTGGCCTCAATTACGAGAATAATAATTTTGACTTTATCATAGATGTATACGGGCCAAGTGAGCTCAACGATCTGTATAATTCAGCTACTTCAGACACTATTAATGCTTATTTAGAAAAGCTTCCTCCAATACTACACGATAAGCTGGATGTTGCTAAACTTATTTTCGGATTTGACCCAAAAAAGGATTCATCGAGAGCAAAAGAATTTTCCGATAAATTTTCACCTCTATGCTATCTTGATAAAGGTGAAGCTCCGGTTCTTATGATTCACGGTAATGCAGATCAGGTAGTACCGTTAGATCAAAGTAAAACACTAAAAAGAAAACTTGACAGCCTCAACATTGAACATGAATTACGGATACTGGAAAATGTAAATCACGGTTTTATAGGTGCTACCGATGTCCAAAAAAACGATATTCAAAATTGGATTGTATCATTTGTAATCAGGCATAATCATTTATTAAATAACAGTATCAGTATCTCCCAATGA
- a CDS encoding GNAT family N-acetyltransferase, translating to MATRLKIHKTNSLTKAQIIQIRELWNKEYPIVINQESIESLESYLSNLSDQHHIILENDEKEIKGWFFDFFRDKERWYAMIIDSDIQGKGYGVKLMELGKASNETLNGWVITSNDLEKINGEKYKSPIGFYEKTGFQILYDIKSESKLITAIKINWKQ from the coding sequence TTGGCAACACGACTGAAAATTCATAAAACAAATTCATTAACAAAAGCTCAAATAATTCAAATTAGAGAATTATGGAATAAAGAGTATCCAATAGTGATAAATCAAGAATCAATTGAAAGTCTTGAAAGTTATCTTTCTAATTTATCAGACCAACACCATATTATTTTAGAAAACGATGAAAAAGAAATTAAGGGATGGTTTTTCGACTTCTTTAGAGATAAAGAAAGATGGTATGCAATGATTATTGATTCCGATATTCAAGGAAAAGGATATGGAGTAAAATTAATGGAACTGGGAAAAGCCTCAAATGAGACATTAAACGGTTGGGTGATTACATCAAACGATTTAGAAAAAATAAACGGCGAAAAATATAAATCACCTATCGGTTTTTACGAAAAGACCGGTTTTCAAATTTTATACGACATAAAATCCGAATCCAAGCTTATAACTGCTATTAAAATAAACTGGAAACAATAA
- a CDS encoding sodium:solute symporter — MNPLNISLLIVSYFAVLIGISYLTSRKENNDAFFTGNKQSPWYVVAFGMIGASLSGVTFISVPGWVEASQFSYLQMVIGYFFGYMVIILVLLPLYYRMNLISIYEYLGDRFGKKSYKTGAWLFLISKVIGAAFRLFLVANVLQLLIFDHIGVPFFVTVALTIVLILLYTFKSGIKTIIWTDTLQTFFMLAAVFVVIMLIMDKMEIPYTDFFDHIFENGYSKTFFFEDTSSPDYFWKQFLSGAFIAIVMTGLDQDMMQKNLSVKTVKDSQKNMFWMSISLVFVNFFFLAVGVLLIEYANINGIDAHGDDLFPVIATQTNLGPVAATFFVLGLIAAAYSSADSALTSLTTSFSVDILEVEKMEAKKAVKTRKAVHISMSLILMAVIILFGYVIEESVIKELFIFAGYTYGPLLGIYTFGLFTKIKVNDKFIPYVAIAAPIISYIVKDNSYEWFGYNFGFELLIFNGMITFIGLLLFRKKK; from the coding sequence ATGAATCCATTAAATATTTCTTTACTAATAGTATCATATTTTGCTGTACTTATAGGAATTTCGTACTTAACAAGTAGAAAAGAAAACAACGATGCCTTTTTTACAGGCAACAAACAATCACCATGGTATGTGGTTGCTTTTGGAATGATTGGGGCATCACTTTCAGGTGTCACCTTTATTTCTGTTCCGGGATGGGTAGAAGCATCACAATTCAGTTATCTACAAATGGTAATCGGATATTTCTTCGGATACATGGTAATCATTTTGGTATTGCTGCCGCTATATTACCGAATGAATTTAATTTCGATATATGAATATCTGGGCGATCGTTTTGGTAAAAAATCGTATAAAACAGGAGCATGGCTATTTTTAATTTCAAAAGTTATCGGAGCGGCTTTCCGATTGTTTTTGGTAGCAAATGTTTTACAACTTTTAATTTTCGATCATATAGGCGTACCATTCTTTGTAACTGTAGCATTAACCATAGTACTAATATTACTTTACACATTTAAATCGGGAATAAAAACAATTATTTGGACCGACACACTCCAAACCTTTTTCATGTTAGCAGCTGTATTTGTTGTTATTATGCTAATCATGGATAAAATGGAAATTCCATATACCGACTTCTTTGATCATATATTCGAAAATGGCTATTCCAAAACCTTCTTTTTCGAGGACACATCTTCGCCCGATTATTTCTGGAAACAATTTTTATCCGGAGCCTTTATTGCAATTGTCATGACCGGACTGGACCAGGACATGATGCAAAAAAACCTCAGTGTAAAAACGGTTAAGGACTCTCAGAAAAACATGTTTTGGATGAGTATATCACTGGTTTTTGTAAATTTCTTTTTCCTGGCGGTTGGAGTACTGTTAATTGAATACGCAAATATAAACGGTATAGATGCACACGGCGATGACCTGTTCCCCGTAATTGCGACACAAACAAACCTCGGACCTGTTGCAGCTACTTTCTTTGTTTTGGGATTAATTGCTGCTGCTTACTCAAGCGCCGACAGCGCCTTAACATCGCTAACTACATCTTTTAGTGTAGATATTTTGGAAGTAGAAAAAATGGAAGCGAAAAAAGCAGTGAAAACAAGAAAAGCAGTTCACATTTCAATGTCACTAATTCTAATGGCAGTGATAATACTTTTCGGTTATGTAATTGAAGAAAGCGTAATTAAAGAACTCTTCATTTTTGCCGGTTATACCTACGGACCTTTACTGGGAATTTACACTTTTGGATTATTTACAAAAATTAAGGTCAACGACAAATTTATCCCTTATGTAGCCATAGCAGCACCAATAATAAGTTATATAGTTAAAGATAATTCTTATGAATGGTTTGGTTATAATTTTGGATTTGAATTATTGATCTTTAACGGGATGATTACCTTCATCGGACTTTTACTTTTTAGAAAGAAAAAATAA
- a CDS encoding DUF4159 domain-containing protein — MNRLLLIFSLLVLSANSFSQVKIAKLKYDGGGDWYANPSSLSNLIEFANENIKTNISKPYDIVDINSDNIFNYPFIHMTGHGNVTFNDIQIERLRKYLSNGGFIHIDDNYGMNRYIVEEIKKIFSNTKLRELPASHQIFRQPFNFPNGLPKIHEHDNKPPQAFAITLKNRIVLLYTYESDLGDGWEDKNVHNDPQELRLQALKMGCNIIEYAFTN, encoded by the coding sequence ATGAATAGATTATTGTTAATATTTTCTCTATTAGTTTTATCTGCAAACTCATTTTCGCAGGTTAAAATTGCTAAACTCAAATACGACGGAGGGGGCGACTGGTATGCCAATCCGAGTTCTCTCAGCAATTTAATCGAATTTGCCAATGAGAATATTAAAACCAATATTAGCAAACCGTATGACATAGTTGATATTAACAGCGATAACATCTTCAACTATCCTTTTATTCATATGACCGGTCACGGAAATGTAACTTTTAATGACATTCAAATTGAAAGACTCAGAAAATATCTGTCTAACGGTGGGTTTATCCACATAGATGACAATTACGGAATGAACAGGTATATTGTTGAAGAAATCAAAAAGATATTTTCAAATACAAAATTAAGAGAGCTACCTGCCTCCCACCAGATATTCAGACAGCCATTTAACTTTCCAAACGGGCTGCCAAAAATTCACGAACATGATAATAAGCCTCCACAGGCTTTTGCTATTACTCTTAAAAACAGAATAGTCCTGTTATATACCTACGAAAGTGATTTGGGAGACGGATGGGAAGACAAAAATGTACATAACGACCCTCAAGAACTACGACTTCAAGCTCTAAAAATGGGCTGTAATATAATTGAATATGCATTCACAAATTAA
- a CDS encoding 16S rRNA (uracil(1498)-N(3))-methyltransferase: MQLFFTPDIDINSEIVILNKEESKHIVRVLRLKEGETIHLTDGNGNLLTAEISNANQKACEVKILEVKSNHEKRDYYVHIAVAPTKNNDRYEWFLEKATEIGIDEITPIIGDRSERKVVKIERFNKVILSAVKQSLKAYIPKINNSIKLRDFLKNEFNSDKYIAHLVDDDRKSLKNEIKPGRKYLILIGPEGDFSPEEVDIAISKGFTPVTLGNFRLRTETAALVAVHSIAFANE; this comes from the coding sequence ATGCAACTTTTTTTCACTCCCGACATAGACATAAACAGCGAAATTGTTATTCTCAACAAAGAAGAAAGCAAACATATTGTCCGGGTTCTCAGACTTAAAGAAGGTGAAACTATCCACCTCACAGATGGCAATGGCAATTTACTAACTGCCGAAATTTCAAATGCAAATCAAAAAGCTTGTGAGGTTAAAATTCTGGAAGTTAAATCTAATCATGAAAAACGCGATTATTACGTCCATATAGCAGTAGCCCCAACAAAAAATAACGACAGATACGAATGGTTTTTAGAAAAAGCTACCGAAATTGGAATTGACGAAATTACGCCAATTATCGGAGATCGTTCCGAAAGAAAAGTTGTGAAAATTGAACGCTTTAACAAAGTAATTTTATCGGCAGTTAAACAGTCTCTAAAAGCATATATTCCTAAAATAAACAATAGCATAAAGCTAAGGGATTTCTTAAAAAATGAATTTAATTCCGACAAATATATTGCTCACTTAGTAGATGATGACCGAAAATCACTTAAAAACGAAATAAAACCGGGTAGAAAATATTTGATTCTGATTGGTCCGGAAGGAGATTTTAGCCCTGAAGAAGTTGATATTGCAATTTCAAAAGGTTTTACACCGGTAACACTTGGAAATTTCAGACTGAGAACCGAAACGGCTGCTTTGGTTGCCGTTCATTCAATCGCTTTTGCAAATGAATAG
- the smpB gene encoding SsrA-binding protein SmpB encodes MQKSVNILNKKAKFEYEFLERFTAGLVLKGTEIKSIREGKARIAESFCQFKEDELYVINMNVDEYSHGNIYNHAPKRDRKLLLNKRELKRLQNKIKDKGLSIIPTKLFINENGHAKLNIALAKGKKMHDKRQDLKAQDAKRSMDRAKKSF; translated from the coding sequence ATGCAAAAATCAGTAAACATCCTTAACAAAAAAGCTAAATTTGAATATGAATTTTTAGAACGATTCACTGCAGGTTTAGTCTTAAAAGGAACAGAAATAAAATCTATCAGAGAAGGTAAAGCTCGTATTGCCGAAAGCTTTTGTCAGTTTAAAGAAGATGAGCTTTATGTTATAAATATGAATGTTGATGAATATTCACATGGAAACATCTACAATCATGCTCCTAAAAGAGATAGAAAATTACTATTAAACAAAAGAGAATTAAAAAGACTTCAAAACAAAATAAAGGACAAAGGTTTATCTATTATCCCAACAAAGCTTTTTATTAATGAGAACGGACATGCAAAATTAAATATAGCCTTAGCAAAAGGTAAAAAAATGCATGACAAGCGTCAGGATTTAAAAGCGCAGGATGCTAAACGAAGCATGGACAGAGCAAAAAAATCTTTTTAA
- a CDS encoding NUDIX hydrolase, with protein MKYCSKCGSNDIKHEIPQDDHRLRNVCSNCNSVFYENPRIVVGTIPVFNNKILLAKRGIEPQIGKWNLPAGFLEVNESIEHGARRETIEETGAEISELILHTMFQANSNHLYIFYLAKLESDKNNTTVESTEIEFFDLDNIPWNDLAFTSNNFALKSYIDAESSSQNIYFASE; from the coding sequence ATGAAATATTGCAGTAAGTGCGGAAGCAACGACATAAAACACGAAATACCACAAGACGATCACCGCCTGAGAAATGTGTGTTCAAATTGTAACTCTGTATTCTATGAAAATCCGAGGATTGTTGTTGGTACAATTCCTGTTTTCAACAACAAAATTCTTCTTGCAAAAAGAGGAATTGAACCTCAAATTGGAAAATGGAATCTCCCAGCCGGTTTTTTGGAAGTAAATGAGAGTATTGAACATGGTGCCCGAAGAGAAACAATAGAAGAAACGGGAGCAGAAATTTCTGAGCTGATTCTTCACACTATGTTTCAGGCAAATTCAAATCATCTCTACATTTTTTATTTGGCCAAACTTGAAAGCGATAAAAACAATACCACAGTTGAAAGTACAGAAATAGAATTTTTCGACTTAGATAACATCCCCTGGAACGATTTGGCATTTACTTCAAATAACTTTGCACTTAAATCTTATATCGATGCAGAGTCTTCTTCACAAAACATATACTTCGCCAGTGAATAA